Proteins from a genomic interval of Lycium ferocissimum isolate CSIRO_LF1 chromosome 2, AGI_CSIRO_Lferr_CH_V1, whole genome shotgun sequence:
- the LOC132033931 gene encoding cytochrome b6-f complex subunit 4-like: protein MSSSLGGWIYKNSPIPITKKPDLNDPVLRAKLAKGMGHNYYGEPAWPNDLLYIFPVVILGTIACNVGLAVLEPSMIGEPADPFATPLEILPEWYFFPVFQILRTVPNKLLGVLLMVSVPAGLLTVPFLENVNKFQNPFRRPVATTVFLIGTAVALWLGIGATLPIDKSLTLGLFLNFLIDSIVK, encoded by the coding sequence ATGTCCAGTTCCCTCGGGGGATGGATCTATAAGAATTCACCTATCCCAATAACAAAAAAACCTGACTTGAATGATCCTGTATTAAGAGCTAAATTGGCTAAAGGTATGGGTCATAATTATTATGGAGAGCCCGCATGGCCCAATgatcttttatatatttttccagtAGTAATTCTAGGTACTATTGCATGTAATGTAGGTTTAGCCGTTTTAGAACCATCAATGATTGGTGAACCGGCAGATCCATTTGCAACCCCTTTGGAAATATTACCTGAATGGTATTTCTTTCCTGTATTTCAAATACTTCGTACAGTGCCCAATAAATTATTGGGGGTTCTTTTAATGGTTTCAGTACCTGCGGGATTATTAACAGTACCTTTTTTAGAGAATGTTAATAAATTCCAAAATCCATTTCGCCGTCCAGTAGCGACGACTGTCTTTTTGATTGGTACCGCAGTCGCCCTTTGGTTGGGCATTGGTGCAACATTACCTATTGATAAATCCCTAACTTTAggtctttttttaaattttttaattgattCAATTGTGAAATAA